Proteins encoded together in one Piliocolobus tephrosceles isolate RC106 chromosome 15, ASM277652v3, whole genome shotgun sequence window:
- the SLC5A7 gene encoding high affinity choline transporter 1 isoform X1 — translation MAFHVEGLIAIIVFYLLILLVGIWAAWRTKNSGSAEERSEAIIVGGRDIGLLVGGFTMTATWVGGGYINGTAEAVYVPGYGLAWAQAPIGYSLSLILGGLFFAKPMRSKGYVTMLDPFQQIYGKRMGGLLFIPALMGEMFWAAAIFSALGATISVIIDVDVNVSVIISALVATLYTLVGGLYSVAYTDVVQLFCIFVGLWISVPFALSHPAVADIGFTAVHAKYQKPWLGTVDSSEVYSWLDSFLLLMLGGIPWQAYFQRVLSSSSATYAQVLSFLAAFGCLVMAVPAILIGAIGASTDWNQTAYGLPDPKTTEEADMILPIVLQYLCPVYISFFGLGAVSAAVMSSADSSILSASSMFARNIYQLSFRQNASDKEIVWVMRITVLVFGASATAMALLTKTVYGLWYLSSDLVYIVIFPQLLCVLFVKGTNTYGAVAGYVSGLFLRITGGEPYLYLQPLIFYPGYYPDDNGIYNQKFPFKTLAMVTSFLTNICISYLAKYLFESGSLPPKLDVFDAVVARHSEENMDKTILVKNENIKLDELALVKPRQSMTLSSTFTNKEAFLDVDSSPEGSGTEDNLQ, via the exons ATGGCTTTCCATGTGGAAGGACTGATAGCTATCATCGTGTTCTACCTTCTAATTTTGCTGGTTGGAATATGGGCTGCCTGGAGAACCAAAAACAGTGGCAGCGCAGAAGAGCGCAGCGAAGCCATCATCGTTGGTGGCCGAGATATTGGTTTATTGGTTGGTGGATTTACCATGACAG CTACCTGGGTCGGAGGAGGGTATATCAATGGCACAGCTGAAGCAGTTTATGTACCAGGTTATGGCCTAGCTTGGGCTCAGGCACCAATTGGATATTCTCTTAGTCTGATTTTAG GTGGCCTGTTCTTTGCAAAACCTATGCGTTCAAAGGGGTATGTGACCATGTTAGACCCGTTTCAGCAAATCTATGGAAAACGCATGGGCGGACTCCTGTTTATACCTGCACTGATGGGAGAAATGTTCTGGGCTGCAGCAATTTTCTCTGCTTTGG GAGCCACCATCAGTGTGATCATCGACGTGGATGTGAACGTTTCTGTCATCATCTCTGCACTCGTTGCCACTCTCTACACCCTGGTGGGAGGGCTCTATTCTGTGGCCTACACCGATGTCGTTCAgctcttttgcatttttgtgggGCTG TGGATCAGCGTCCCCTTTGCATTGTCACATCCTGCAGTCGCAGACATCGGGTTCACTGCTGTGCATGCCAAATACCAAAAGCCGTGGCTGGGAACTGTTGACTCATCTGAAGTCTACTCTTGGCTTGATAGTTTTCTGTTGTTG ATGCTGGGTGGAATCCCATGGCAAGCGTACTTCCAGAGGGTTCTCTCTTCATCCTCAGCCACCTATGCTCAAGTGCTGTCCTTTCTGGCAGCTTTCGGGTGCCTGGTAATGGCTGTCCCAGCCATACTCATTGGGGCCATTGGAGCATCAACAG ACTGGAACCAGACTGCATATGGGCTTCCAGATCCCAAGACTACAGAAGAAGCAGACATGATTTTACCAATTGTTCTGCAGTATCTCTGCCCtgtgtatatttctttctttggtcTTGGTGCAGTTTCTGCTGCTGTCATGTCATCAGCAGACTCTTCCATCTTGTCAGCAAGTTCCATGTTTGCGCGGAACATCTACCAGCTTTCCTTCAGACAAAAT GCTTCGGACAAAGAAATCGTTTGGGTCATGCGAATCACAGTACTTGTGTTTGGAGCATCTGCAACAGCCATGGCCTTACTCACGAAGACTGTGTATGGGCTCTGGTACCTCAGTTCTGACCTTGTTTACATCGTCATCTTCCCCCAGCTGCTTTGTGTACTCTTTGTTAAGGGAACCAACACCTATGGGGCTGTGGCAGGTTATGTTTCTGGCCTCTTCCTGAGAATAACTGGAGGGGAGCCATACCTCTATCTTCAGCCCTTGATCTTCTACCCTGGCTATTACCCTGATGATAACGGTATATATAATCAGAAATTCCCATTTAAAACACTTGCCATGGTTACTTCATTCTTAACCAACATTTGCATCTCCTATCTAGCCAAATATCTATTTGAAAGTGGAAGCTTGCCACCTAAATTAGATGTATTTGATGCTGTTGTTGCAAGACACAGTGAAGAAAACATGGACAAGACAATTCttgtcaaaaatgaaaatattaaattagatgAACTTGCACTTGTGAAGCCGCGACAGAGCATGACCCTCAGCTCAACTTTCACCAATAAAGAGGCCTTCCTTGATGTTGATTCCAGTCCAGAAGGGTCTGGGACTGAAGATAATTTACAGTGA
- the SLC5A7 gene encoding high affinity choline transporter 1 isoform X2 yields the protein MRSKGYVTMLDPFQQIYGKRMGGLLFIPALMGEMFWAAAIFSALGATISVIIDVDVNVSVIISALVATLYTLVGGLYSVAYTDVVQLFCIFVGLWISVPFALSHPAVADIGFTAVHAKYQKPWLGTVDSSEVYSWLDSFLLLMLGGIPWQAYFQRVLSSSSATYAQVLSFLAAFGCLVMAVPAILIGAIGASTDWNQTAYGLPDPKTTEEADMILPIVLQYLCPVYISFFGLGAVSAAVMSSADSSILSASSMFARNIYQLSFRQNASDKEIVWVMRITVLVFGASATAMALLTKTVYGLWYLSSDLVYIVIFPQLLCVLFVKGTNTYGAVAGYVSGLFLRITGGEPYLYLQPLIFYPGYYPDDNGIYNQKFPFKTLAMVTSFLTNICISYLAKYLFESGSLPPKLDVFDAVVARHSEENMDKTILVKNENIKLDELALVKPRQSMTLSSTFTNKEAFLDVDSSPEGSGTEDNLQ from the exons ATGCGTTCAAAGGGGTATGTGACCATGTTAGACCCGTTTCAGCAAATCTATGGAAAACGCATGGGCGGACTCCTGTTTATACCTGCACTGATGGGAGAAATGTTCTGGGCTGCAGCAATTTTCTCTGCTTTGG GAGCCACCATCAGTGTGATCATCGACGTGGATGTGAACGTTTCTGTCATCATCTCTGCACTCGTTGCCACTCTCTACACCCTGGTGGGAGGGCTCTATTCTGTGGCCTACACCGATGTCGTTCAgctcttttgcatttttgtgggGCTG TGGATCAGCGTCCCCTTTGCATTGTCACATCCTGCAGTCGCAGACATCGGGTTCACTGCTGTGCATGCCAAATACCAAAAGCCGTGGCTGGGAACTGTTGACTCATCTGAAGTCTACTCTTGGCTTGATAGTTTTCTGTTGTTG ATGCTGGGTGGAATCCCATGGCAAGCGTACTTCCAGAGGGTTCTCTCTTCATCCTCAGCCACCTATGCTCAAGTGCTGTCCTTTCTGGCAGCTTTCGGGTGCCTGGTAATGGCTGTCCCAGCCATACTCATTGGGGCCATTGGAGCATCAACAG ACTGGAACCAGACTGCATATGGGCTTCCAGATCCCAAGACTACAGAAGAAGCAGACATGATTTTACCAATTGTTCTGCAGTATCTCTGCCCtgtgtatatttctttctttggtcTTGGTGCAGTTTCTGCTGCTGTCATGTCATCAGCAGACTCTTCCATCTTGTCAGCAAGTTCCATGTTTGCGCGGAACATCTACCAGCTTTCCTTCAGACAAAAT GCTTCGGACAAAGAAATCGTTTGGGTCATGCGAATCACAGTACTTGTGTTTGGAGCATCTGCAACAGCCATGGCCTTACTCACGAAGACTGTGTATGGGCTCTGGTACCTCAGTTCTGACCTTGTTTACATCGTCATCTTCCCCCAGCTGCTTTGTGTACTCTTTGTTAAGGGAACCAACACCTATGGGGCTGTGGCAGGTTATGTTTCTGGCCTCTTCCTGAGAATAACTGGAGGGGAGCCATACCTCTATCTTCAGCCCTTGATCTTCTACCCTGGCTATTACCCTGATGATAACGGTATATATAATCAGAAATTCCCATTTAAAACACTTGCCATGGTTACTTCATTCTTAACCAACATTTGCATCTCCTATCTAGCCAAATATCTATTTGAAAGTGGAAGCTTGCCACCTAAATTAGATGTATTTGATGCTGTTGTTGCAAGACACAGTGAAGAAAACATGGACAAGACAATTCttgtcaaaaatgaaaatattaaattagatgAACTTGCACTTGTGAAGCCGCGACAGAGCATGACCCTCAGCTCAACTTTCACCAATAAAGAGGCCTTCCTTGATGTTGATTCCAGTCCAGAAGGGTCTGGGACTGAAGATAATTTACAGTGA
- the SLC5A7 gene encoding high affinity choline transporter 1 isoform X3: MLGGIPWQAYFQRVLSSSSATYAQVLSFLAAFGCLVMAVPAILIGAIGASTDWNQTAYGLPDPKTTEEADMILPIVLQYLCPVYISFFGLGAVSAAVMSSADSSILSASSMFARNIYQLSFRQNASDKEIVWVMRITVLVFGASATAMALLTKTVYGLWYLSSDLVYIVIFPQLLCVLFVKGTNTYGAVAGYVSGLFLRITGGEPYLYLQPLIFYPGYYPDDNGIYNQKFPFKTLAMVTSFLTNICISYLAKYLFESGSLPPKLDVFDAVVARHSEENMDKTILVKNENIKLDELALVKPRQSMTLSSTFTNKEAFLDVDSSPEGSGTEDNLQ, translated from the exons ATGCTGGGTGGAATCCCATGGCAAGCGTACTTCCAGAGGGTTCTCTCTTCATCCTCAGCCACCTATGCTCAAGTGCTGTCCTTTCTGGCAGCTTTCGGGTGCCTGGTAATGGCTGTCCCAGCCATACTCATTGGGGCCATTGGAGCATCAACAG ACTGGAACCAGACTGCATATGGGCTTCCAGATCCCAAGACTACAGAAGAAGCAGACATGATTTTACCAATTGTTCTGCAGTATCTCTGCCCtgtgtatatttctttctttggtcTTGGTGCAGTTTCTGCTGCTGTCATGTCATCAGCAGACTCTTCCATCTTGTCAGCAAGTTCCATGTTTGCGCGGAACATCTACCAGCTTTCCTTCAGACAAAAT GCTTCGGACAAAGAAATCGTTTGGGTCATGCGAATCACAGTACTTGTGTTTGGAGCATCTGCAACAGCCATGGCCTTACTCACGAAGACTGTGTATGGGCTCTGGTACCTCAGTTCTGACCTTGTTTACATCGTCATCTTCCCCCAGCTGCTTTGTGTACTCTTTGTTAAGGGAACCAACACCTATGGGGCTGTGGCAGGTTATGTTTCTGGCCTCTTCCTGAGAATAACTGGAGGGGAGCCATACCTCTATCTTCAGCCCTTGATCTTCTACCCTGGCTATTACCCTGATGATAACGGTATATATAATCAGAAATTCCCATTTAAAACACTTGCCATGGTTACTTCATTCTTAACCAACATTTGCATCTCCTATCTAGCCAAATATCTATTTGAAAGTGGAAGCTTGCCACCTAAATTAGATGTATTTGATGCTGTTGTTGCAAGACACAGTGAAGAAAACATGGACAAGACAATTCttgtcaaaaatgaaaatattaaattagatgAACTTGCACTTGTGAAGCCGCGACAGAGCATGACCCTCAGCTCAACTTTCACCAATAAAGAGGCCTTCCTTGATGTTGATTCCAGTCCAGAAGGGTCTGGGACTGAAGATAATTTACAGTGA